Proteins co-encoded in one Longimicrobium terrae genomic window:
- a CDS encoding DUF2945 domain-containing protein, with the protein MADELKPGDHVEWNTSQGKTTGRVEKKLTHETHVKGHKVAATAEEPEFLVRSDRSGAEAAHKPEALRRI; encoded by the coding sequence ATGGCGGATGAACTGAAGCCCGGCGATCACGTGGAGTGGAACACCTCGCAGGGAAAAACCACGGGGCGCGTAGAAAAGAAGCTGACGCACGAGACGCACGTCAAGGGGCACAAGGTGGCCGCCACGGCGGAGGAACCCGAGTTCCTGGTGCGCAGCGACCGGTCTGGCGCCGAGGCCGCCCACAAGCCCGAAGCGCTGCGCAGGATCTGA
- a CDS encoding SDR family oxidoreductase, translating to MARPPFRGNVVVITGASDGIGAEMALQLATQGARIVLAARDEAKLQAVAARCRQLGGQTLVVPTDVAVQAQCETLMERAVAEFGRIDTLVNNAGISMWARFDELTTLEPFERMMRVNYMGSVYCTWYALPHLKKSRGRIVGVSSLTGRAGVPTRSGYAATKHAMAGFFDSLRIELADEGVTVTMVYPGFVSTAIRERAMGPDGTALESSPVHEARVMTPEECARIIIAAMAGRRREVVMTARAKVGQWIKLIAPGVVDRIARRAIERGE from the coding sequence ATGGCACGTCCTCCCTTTCGCGGCAACGTCGTCGTCATCACCGGCGCCTCGGACGGGATCGGGGCCGAGATGGCGCTGCAGCTGGCCACGCAGGGCGCCCGCATCGTCCTGGCCGCGCGCGACGAGGCGAAGCTGCAGGCCGTCGCCGCGCGGTGCCGGCAGCTGGGCGGACAGACGCTGGTCGTCCCCACGGACGTGGCGGTGCAGGCGCAGTGCGAGACGCTGATGGAGCGGGCGGTGGCGGAATTCGGGCGCATCGACACGCTCGTCAACAACGCGGGGATCAGCATGTGGGCGCGCTTCGACGAGCTCACCACGCTGGAGCCGTTCGAGCGGATGATGCGGGTGAACTACATGGGAAGCGTGTACTGCACCTGGTACGCGCTTCCGCACCTGAAGAAGTCGCGCGGACGCATCGTGGGCGTGTCCAGCCTCACGGGCCGCGCCGGCGTGCCCACCCGCAGCGGCTACGCGGCCACCAAGCACGCCATGGCCGGTTTCTTCGACTCGCTCCGCATCGAGCTGGCGGACGAGGGCGTCACGGTGACGATGGTGTATCCGGGATTCGTATCCACGGCGATCCGCGAGCGGGCGATGGGGCCGGACGGCACCGCGCTGGAATCCAGCCCCGTCCACGAGGCGCGGGTGATGACGCCGGAGGAGTGCGCGCGCATCATCATCGCCGCCATGGCCGGGCGGCGGCGGGAAGTGGTGATGACGGCGCGCGCCAAGGTGGGGCAGTGGATCAAGCTGATTGCCCCCGGCGTGGTGGACCGCATCGCGCGGCGCGCCATCGAGCGCGGCGAGTAG
- a CDS encoding S9 family peptidase, with amino-acid sequence MFSTRTHLRGVLLAAATLAGAGPAAAQGGYLTPPDPIPAILNAQPTPAVLVGRDRRTLALLAREGMPTIAEMAEPELRLAGFRISPRTNGISSTRASYSTGITFQDLASGTTRVVRLPAGARISYPSWSPDGRRLAFVNVGTGGLELWVTDVASGEPRRVTGPELNATMGTPYEWLPDNSGFIVARVRPGRGAAPRASEVPTGPIIQENLGRSAPVRTYQDLLTNATDEALFDYYFTSQLTRVPLAGGRGTDLGAPGIYASFDIAPGGQHLLVTRVKKPYSYVVTAGNFPQEIAVLDASNGRAVKMIADVPLTDNLPSSFDAVRPGPRQVQWRSDAPATLVWAEAQDGGDPRRTSAVRDRVVMQTAPFTAAPVTLAELDQRFGGIFWGRDDLALVGSRWVNTRREKRWVVNPSSPGTAPRLLRERSYEDRYGDPGSPMFTTNAAGAPVMLMTADGRGVYLTSGGASERGDYPFLDVMDLGTGQSRRLWRAEDPYYENVVAVLNPEGTQLLTRRESITEAPNYYVRSLSGGAPRAITRFADPAPQLAGIQRQLISYERADGVKLSGTLYLPPNYDQRRDGPLPLLMWAYPTEFRDAAAAGQVSDSPNRFSRPGGISHLFMLLAGYAVLDNPTMPIVGEGQNEPNDTYIEQLVASAQAAVDKVVQMGVADRDKIAVGGHSYGAFMTANLLAHSDLFRAGIARSGAYNRTLTPYGFQAEQRTYWEATDTYTRMSPFTYANRINEPILLIHGANDDNSGTFPIQSERFYAALKGQGATVRYVVLPLEPHGYRARESTMHTLAEMINWMDRYVKNAGPRTPAAAPAAAR; translated from the coding sequence ATGTTCTCCACGCGCACTCACCTGCGGGGCGTGCTGCTGGCGGCGGCCACGCTGGCCGGGGCCGGCCCCGCGGCCGCGCAGGGCGGCTACCTCACGCCGCCCGATCCCATCCCCGCCATCCTCAACGCCCAGCCCACCCCGGCCGTGCTCGTGGGCCGCGACCGCCGCACGCTGGCGCTGCTGGCCCGCGAGGGGATGCCCACCATCGCCGAAATGGCCGAGCCGGAACTGCGGCTGGCCGGGTTCCGCATCAGCCCGCGCACCAACGGCATCAGCAGCACCCGCGCCTCGTACAGCACCGGGATCACCTTTCAGGACCTGGCCAGCGGCACCACCCGCGTGGTGCGCCTGCCGGCCGGCGCGCGCATCAGCTACCCGTCGTGGTCGCCCGACGGACGCCGGCTCGCCTTTGTGAACGTGGGCACCGGCGGGCTGGAGCTGTGGGTGACGGACGTGGCCAGCGGCGAGCCGCGCCGCGTGACCGGGCCGGAGCTCAACGCCACCATGGGCACGCCGTACGAGTGGCTGCCGGACAACTCGGGCTTCATCGTGGCGCGCGTGCGCCCCGGCCGCGGCGCCGCGCCGCGCGCCTCCGAGGTGCCCACCGGCCCCATCATCCAGGAAAACCTGGGCCGCTCGGCCCCGGTGCGCACCTACCAGGACCTGCTGACCAACGCCACCGACGAGGCGCTGTTCGACTACTACTTCACCAGCCAGCTCACCCGCGTGCCGCTGGCCGGCGGGCGGGGCACGGACCTGGGCGCGCCCGGCATCTACGCCAGCTTCGACATCGCCCCTGGCGGGCAGCACCTGCTGGTCACGCGCGTCAAGAAGCCGTACAGCTACGTGGTGACGGCGGGCAACTTTCCGCAGGAAATCGCGGTGCTCGACGCCAGCAACGGCCGCGCGGTCAAGATGATCGCCGACGTCCCGCTGACCGACAACCTGCCGTCGTCGTTTGACGCCGTGCGTCCGGGGCCGCGCCAGGTGCAGTGGCGCTCCGACGCGCCGGCCACCCTGGTGTGGGCCGAGGCGCAGGACGGCGGCGACCCGCGCCGCACCTCCGCCGTGCGCGACCGCGTGGTCATGCAGACCGCGCCGTTCACCGCCGCGCCGGTGACGCTGGCCGAGCTGGACCAGCGCTTCGGCGGCATCTTCTGGGGCCGCGACGACCTGGCGCTGGTGGGGTCGCGCTGGGTGAACACCCGCCGCGAAAAGCGCTGGGTGGTGAACCCGTCGTCGCCGGGCACCGCGCCGCGCCTGCTGCGCGAGCGCAGCTACGAGGACCGCTACGGCGATCCGGGCTCGCCCATGTTCACCACCAACGCCGCGGGCGCGCCGGTCATGCTCATGACGGCCGACGGACGCGGCGTGTACCTGACCTCGGGCGGCGCCTCGGAGCGCGGCGACTATCCGTTCCTGGACGTGATGGACCTGGGCACCGGCCAGAGCCGCCGCCTGTGGCGCGCCGAAGACCCGTACTACGAGAACGTGGTGGCCGTGCTGAACCCGGAGGGCACGCAGCTGCTTACCCGGCGCGAAAGCATCACCGAGGCGCCCAACTACTACGTGCGCAGCCTGTCGGGCGGGGCGCCGCGCGCCATCACCCGCTTTGCCGATCCCGCGCCGCAGCTGGCGGGAATCCAGCGCCAGCTCATCAGCTACGAGCGCGCGGACGGCGTCAAGCTGAGCGGCACGCTGTACCTGCCGCCCAACTACGACCAGCGCCGCGACGGCCCGCTGCCGCTGCTGATGTGGGCGTATCCCACGGAGTTCCGCGACGCCGCGGCGGCCGGCCAGGTGAGCGACTCGCCCAACCGCTTCTCGCGCCCGGGCGGCATCAGCCACCTGTTCATGCTGCTGGCGGGGTACGCCGTGCTCGACAACCCCACCATGCCCATCGTGGGCGAGGGGCAGAACGAGCCCAACGACACGTACATCGAGCAGCTGGTGGCCAGCGCGCAGGCCGCGGTGGACAAGGTGGTGCAGATGGGCGTGGCCGACCGCGACAAGATCGCCGTGGGCGGCCACTCGTACGGCGCGTTCATGACGGCCAACCTGCTGGCGCACAGCGACCTGTTCCGCGCCGGCATCGCGCGGAGCGGCGCGTACAACCGCACGCTCACCCCGTACGGCTTCCAGGCGGAGCAGCGCACGTACTGGGAGGCGACGGACACGTACACGCGCATGAGCCCGTTCACGTACGCCAACCGGATCAACGAGCCCATCCTGCTGATCCACGGCGCCAACGACGACAACAGCGGCACCTTCCCCATCCAGAGCGAGCGCTTCTACGCGGCGCTCAAGGGGCAGGGCGCCACGGTGCGCTACGTCGTGCTTCCGCTGGAGCCGCACGGCTACCGGGCCCGGGAAAGCACCATGCACACGCTGGCGGAAATGATCAACTGGATGGACCGCTACGTGAAGAACGCCGGCCCGCGCACCCCCGCGGCGGCTCCGGCGGCCGCCCGGTAA
- a CDS encoding DUF2059 domain-containing protein, with protein MTRKLILALLALVLAAAPAWAQPAAAPATAATAATVRQPGPESLALARELLRVARVEEGIYRAFELGVRQGAGDSATPELMTMVGEAFRDEFKWAEVEPQISALYAGLFSDDELRAMTAWHQTPVGRRVAETTAELSLGSQTIMGPYMQALMPRIMERVQEAAEWPTPGGR; from the coding sequence ATGACCAGAAAGCTGATCCTCGCGCTCCTCGCTCTCGTGCTGGCCGCCGCCCCCGCGTGGGCCCAGCCCGCCGCCGCGCCCGCCACCGCCGCCACCGCCGCCACCGTGCGCCAGCCCGGCCCCGAGTCGCTGGCCCTGGCGCGCGAACTTCTTCGCGTGGCCCGCGTGGAAGAAGGCATCTACCGCGCGTTTGAACTCGGCGTGCGCCAGGGCGCGGGGGACTCCGCCACCCCCGAGCTCATGACCATGGTCGGCGAGGCGTTCCGGGACGAGTTCAAGTGGGCCGAGGTGGAGCCGCAGATCAGCGCCCTGTACGCGGGGCTGTTCTCGGACGATGAACTGCGCGCGATGACGGCCTGGCACCAGACCCCCGTCGGCCGGCGCGTCGCCGAAACCACCGCCGAGCTTTCGCTCGGAAGCCAGACGATCATGGGCCCGTACATGCAGGCGCTGATGCCCCGGATCATGGAGCGTGTGCAGGAAGCCGCGGAGTGGCCCACGCCCGGCGGCCGCTGA